In a genomic window of Roseiflexus castenholzii DSM 13941:
- a CDS encoding TolB-like translocation protein, protein MIVAGYRINLDALLARVVYRWHWTIVFTALAIGILIGIASGIVPPFWRGRAELRVQAAPEARITVDGRPWNGDIYAGTHTVAATLPDGRRSWVHLTLQSGETVSLDLPRGLPAPQVRRMPSAAPGMQIASVWRAGDSWRVQSIAPSLPKAEVKESEWDAPVTQTVAVGVSGVERLTTIDAYRGRADVLTVRGTRYEAVYEPAQPGNHVDNRVVVRGWEQITATVVGNVSLVRFAPDGRALLLAERTIAGEQIRYMTPDAPPVTVVALPGEIMGVAWHPSGEVVLIASRDGDQRALTLARLRPTPVAAVVAEPATDGLPPYAWGDDEVIWIAPDDEGFPQLWSATLDTLLPEYQMRLDARAMTRLANGTLRIVMLQSSTVVIGRLDGGRFIGEATLAGVPANADLIGEWYDDELLLRSGNDAWLITIMEGETYERTAD, encoded by the coding sequence ATGATTGTGGCAGGGTATCGTATCAATCTGGACGCGCTGCTGGCGCGCGTCGTCTATCGCTGGCACTGGACCATTGTGTTTACTGCGCTCGCCATCGGGATTCTGATCGGTATTGCGAGCGGCATTGTGCCACCGTTCTGGCGCGGGCGCGCCGAATTGCGGGTGCAGGCTGCGCCAGAAGCGCGCATCACAGTCGATGGACGACCCTGGAATGGCGACATCTACGCCGGTACGCACACTGTTGCAGCGACTCTGCCGGACGGACGGCGATCGTGGGTGCATCTGACACTCCAATCAGGGGAGACCGTTTCGCTCGATCTCCCGCGTGGTCTGCCGGCGCCACAGGTGCGCCGGATGCCGTCTGCCGCGCCGGGCATGCAGATCGCATCTGTCTGGCGCGCCGGCGATTCGTGGCGCGTACAGAGCATCGCGCCCTCTCTGCCGAAAGCGGAAGTGAAAGAATCCGAATGGGACGCGCCGGTAACACAGACCGTCGCCGTTGGGGTGTCTGGGGTCGAACGATTGACCACGATCGACGCCTACCGCGGACGCGCCGATGTTCTGACAGTCCGTGGCACGCGCTACGAGGCGGTGTATGAACCGGCTCAACCGGGCAATCACGTGGACAACCGGGTTGTTGTGCGCGGCTGGGAACAGATAACCGCGACCGTCGTTGGGAATGTGTCGCTGGTGCGATTTGCGCCCGACGGGCGGGCGTTGTTGCTGGCGGAACGCACCATAGCAGGAGAACAGATCCGGTATATGACGCCGGATGCGCCGCCGGTCACGGTCGTTGCGCTTCCCGGCGAGATCATGGGAGTCGCGTGGCATCCTTCGGGTGAGGTGGTCTTGATCGCCAGTCGTGACGGTGATCAACGTGCGCTCACCCTGGCGCGCCTGCGTCCGACGCCGGTCGCAGCGGTTGTCGCCGAACCTGCCACCGACGGGCTGCCACCGTATGCCTGGGGCGACGATGAGGTGATATGGATCGCACCCGATGACGAAGGATTCCCACAGTTATGGAGCGCCACACTCGACACACTGCTGCCTGAATATCAGATGCGCCTCGATGCGCGGGCAATGACGCGACTGGCGAACGGTACGCTGCGTATTGTCATGCTCCAGAGTAGCACAGTCGTCATTGGACGTCTGGATGGCGGGCGGTTCATTGGCGAAGCGACGCTTGCCGGAGTGCCGGCGAACGCAGATCTGATCGGCGAGTGGTACGACGATGAACTGCTGCTGCGGAGCGGGAACGATGCCTGGCTGATCACGATCATGGAAGGAGAGACGTATGAGCGCACCGCGGATTGA
- a CDS encoding VirB4 family type IV secretion system protein translates to MALRDALARPIIEPVRRRTANAAFLSGTTTLTTLLAPDGIDRRWSHMIQVGDSFITTLEVRAFPPVLTLAWLDDPTLGLDSSGITVHQRLVPVPDALARRWLARSEDAALGTLAGDAQAGTHFDAEAQQGIEAAAALRHDLTAGTDRLFQVAITITIAAATPDELAARIDRVRLAAAQQGILLGSMQFQQWEGYLDALPLGRSPSGLVHDASGRAAAMGIPTASPGLTRRGGLPIVWGEHPRSGAPVVYDRWQATNPHMLIVAESGSGKTYTMGGLLAQELALGEDALLILDPKRQEYRPLTTALGGAYISLSSRAGYHINPLELPPLAPERARAVAALEEDLLAQRISVIKALIIRELKAQGTHIDATGAAAIQDAIAAAYAERGISSDPRTFGQPMPTFSDVQQHLTAITPDLARAMTLFTRGIIGDLFNHPSNVPTDNPLLAIDLWTLLQSNDETLARLLPVIVMDFFVTTAINRPTGRRSHLVLDEAHALLHSDVGARTLQMIFRIGRSLQFKATVITQSLDDLDESEQTRVLLENARTKLILGLNQDSDAVNRAAAILRLNEEEAAYLATCRIERGIGATALLLADGERTPLFIPRWPDTIHRIVTGAGSD, encoded by the coding sequence ATGGCACTCCGAGATGCGCTTGCCCGACCGATCATCGAGCCGGTACGCCGCCGCACCGCCAACGCAGCGTTTCTTTCCGGCACCACAACGCTGACCACGCTGCTCGCGCCCGACGGCATTGATCGGCGCTGGAGCCATATGATCCAGGTGGGCGATTCCTTTATCACCACACTGGAAGTGCGCGCATTCCCGCCGGTGCTCACACTGGCGTGGCTCGACGATCCCACATTGGGGCTGGACAGTTCCGGCATTACGGTTCATCAGCGCCTCGTGCCGGTTCCCGATGCGCTTGCGCGCCGCTGGCTGGCGCGCAGCGAAGACGCGGCGCTTGGCACACTGGCCGGCGACGCACAGGCAGGCACGCATTTCGACGCTGAAGCGCAGCAGGGTATCGAAGCAGCAGCGGCGCTGCGCCACGATCTCACGGCAGGAACAGACCGCCTGTTCCAGGTAGCGATCACCATCACCATAGCAGCGGCAACCCCCGATGAACTTGCAGCCCGTATTGATCGGGTGCGGCTCGCTGCGGCACAGCAGGGAATCCTGCTCGGCAGCATGCAGTTTCAACAGTGGGAAGGGTATCTCGATGCGTTGCCGCTGGGACGCTCGCCGTCTGGATTGGTGCACGACGCCAGCGGGCGCGCCGCTGCGATGGGCATACCCACAGCGTCGCCAGGATTGACGCGACGCGGCGGATTGCCGATAGTCTGGGGAGAACATCCGCGCAGCGGCGCGCCCGTCGTCTATGACCGCTGGCAGGCGACGAACCCGCACATGCTCATTGTCGCCGAGTCGGGAAGCGGAAAAACATACACTATGGGCGGGTTGCTGGCGCAGGAACTGGCGCTCGGCGAGGATGCGCTGCTCATTCTCGATCCAAAGCGTCAGGAGTACCGTCCGTTGACGACTGCGCTCGGCGGCGCCTACATTTCGCTGTCGAGTCGCGCCGGCTACCACATTAATCCGCTGGAACTGCCGCCACTCGCGCCCGAACGCGCGCGCGCCGTCGCGGCGCTGGAAGAAGATCTGCTGGCGCAGCGGATCAGTGTGATCAAAGCGTTGATCATCCGCGAATTGAAGGCGCAGGGCACGCACATCGACGCCACCGGCGCAGCCGCGATTCAGGACGCCATTGCCGCAGCCTATGCCGAACGCGGCATCAGCAGCGATCCGCGCACATTCGGGCAGCCAATGCCCACCTTCAGCGATGTGCAGCAGCATCTGACGGCGATCACACCCGACCTGGCGCGCGCTATGACACTGTTCACACGCGGCATCATCGGCGACCTTTTCAACCATCCATCGAACGTACCGACCGACAACCCGTTGCTGGCGATTGACCTCTGGACCTTGCTCCAGAGCAATGATGAAACCCTTGCCCGATTGTTGCCGGTGATCGTGATGGACTTTTTCGTGACCACGGCGATCAACCGTCCAACCGGGCGACGCAGCCATCTGGTGCTCGACGAAGCGCATGCGCTGCTACACTCAGACGTGGGCGCGCGCACGTTGCAGATGATTTTCCGCATCGGACGTAGCCTTCAGTTCAAAGCGACCGTCATCACTCAGAGCCTCGACGACCTGGATGAAAGCGAACAAACGCGCGTGTTGCTGGAAAATGCGCGCACCAAACTCATCCTGGGACTGAACCAGGACTCCGATGCGGTCAACCGGGCAGCCGCCATTCTGCGCCTGAATGAAGAGGAAGCGGCGTATCTGGCGACGTGCCGGATCGAGCGTGGCATCGGCGCAACGGCATTGCTGCTGGCTGATGGCGAACGCACACCGTTGTTCATTCCAAGATGGCCCGACACAATCCATCGGATTGTGACTGGCGCAGGGAGCGACTGA